Proteins found in one Streptomyces sp. CB09001 genomic segment:
- a CDS encoding Gfo/Idh/MocA family oxidoreductase, with amino-acid sequence MRIGVIGTGRIGTVHANTLSRHRDVGSLILTDADITRAQDLAHRLGETAAPGVDEIFQWGVDAVVITTATPAHAELIGRAARSGLPVFCEKPIALDLPGTLQAIAEVEAAGTILQMGFQRRFDTGYTGAREAVRSGRLGRLHTVRAVTSDQTPPPAEYLPQSGGLYRDTLIHDFDVLRWVTGREVVDVYAAGSDAGPPVFRAADDVDTGAALLTLDDGTLATATATRLNGAGYDVRMELAGELDQIVVGLDDRTPIASTEPTGPPAADKPWTGFVERFGPAYEAELTTFVQVVRGEHANPCDGREALQALRIAEACDVSRRERRPVRLAEVPEALTR; translated from the coding sequence ATGCGCATCGGGGTCATCGGAACGGGCCGCATCGGTACCGTTCACGCCAACACGCTCAGCCGCCACCGCGACGTCGGATCCCTGATCCTCACGGACGCCGACATCACGCGGGCGCAGGACCTGGCCCACCGGCTGGGCGAGACGGCGGCACCAGGAGTGGACGAGATCTTCCAGTGGGGCGTGGACGCGGTGGTGATCACCACGGCGACGCCGGCCCACGCCGAGCTGATCGGCCGGGCGGCCCGCTCGGGGCTCCCGGTGTTCTGCGAGAAGCCCATCGCGCTGGACCTGCCGGGCACGTTACAGGCGATCGCCGAGGTGGAGGCCGCGGGGACGATCCTCCAGATGGGCTTCCAGCGGCGCTTCGACACCGGCTACACGGGGGCCAGGGAGGCGGTGCGGTCCGGGCGGCTCGGCCGGCTGCACACCGTCCGGGCGGTGACCAGCGACCAGACCCCGCCGCCGGCCGAGTACCTGCCGCAGTCCGGCGGGCTCTACCGGGACACGCTCATCCACGACTTCGACGTCCTGCGCTGGGTGACCGGGCGGGAGGTCGTCGACGTGTACGCCGCCGGGTCCGACGCCGGTCCGCCGGTGTTCCGCGCGGCGGACGACGTGGACACCGGCGCGGCGCTGCTCACGCTGGACGACGGCACGCTGGCCACGGCCACGGCGACGCGGCTGAACGGGGCGGGGTACGACGTGCGCATGGAGCTGGCCGGGGAGCTGGACCAGATCGTCGTGGGCCTGGACGACCGTACGCCGATCGCGTCCACCGAGCCGACCGGTCCGCCGGCCGCGGACAAGCCCTGGACCGGCTTCGTGGAGCGCTTCGGGCCCGCCTACGAGGCCGAGCTGACCACCTTCGTGCAGGTGGTGCGGGGCGAGCACGCCAATCCCTGCGACGGGCGCGAGGCGCTGCAGGCCCTGCGGATCGCGGAGGCCTGCGACGTCTCCCGGCGCGAGCGCAGACCCGTACGGCTGGCGGAGGTGCCGGAGGCGCTCACCCGTTAG
- a CDS encoding myo-inositol degradation transcriptional regulator → MSLDLSVDRSSPVPLYFQLSQQLEAAIEHGALTPGSLLGNEIELAARLGLSRPTVRQAIQSLVDKGLLVRRRGVGTQVVHSKVRRPLELSSLYDDLEAAGQRPATKVLVNTVVPAAAEIAAALGVAEDSEVHRIERLRLTHGEPMAYLCNYLPPGLVDLDTGQLEATGLYRLMRAAGITLHSARQSIGARAATSGEAERLGEETGAPLLTMERITFDDTGRAVEFGTHTYRPSRYSFEFQLLVRP, encoded by the coding sequence GTGTCGCTGGACCTCAGCGTGGATCGCAGCAGCCCGGTGCCGCTGTACTTCCAGCTGTCGCAGCAGCTGGAGGCGGCGATCGAGCACGGCGCGCTGACCCCCGGCAGCCTGCTGGGCAACGAGATCGAGCTGGCCGCGCGGCTCGGTCTGTCCCGGCCCACCGTCCGCCAGGCCATCCAGTCGCTCGTCGACAAGGGCCTGCTCGTGCGCCGCCGCGGCGTCGGCACCCAGGTCGTGCACAGCAAGGTGCGGCGCCCCCTGGAACTCAGCAGCCTCTACGACGACCTGGAGGCGGCGGGCCAGCGCCCCGCCACGAAGGTCCTGGTCAACACCGTCGTCCCGGCCGCCGCGGAGATCGCCGCCGCCCTCGGCGTGGCCGAGGACAGCGAGGTGCACCGCATCGAGCGGCTGCGGCTGACGCACGGGGAACCGATGGCGTACCTCTGCAACTACCTGCCGCCCGGCCTCGTGGACCTGGACACCGGGCAGCTGGAGGCCACCGGCCTCTACCGGCTGATGCGCGCCGCCGGGATCACCCTGCACAGCGCCCGGCAGTCCATCGGCGCCCGCGCCGCGACCTCCGGTGAGGCCGAGCGGCTCGGCGAGGAGACCGGCGCCCCGCTGCTCACCATGGAGCGCATCACCTTCGACGACACGGGACGCGCGGTCGAGTTCGGCACCCACACCTACCGGCCGTCCCGCTACTCCTTCGAGTTCCAGCTGCTCGTGCGGCCCTGA
- a CDS encoding sugar ABC transporter substrate-binding protein yields the protein MARFRTWVGIALAGALSVSLAGCSSTGGKRAEDARKAASAEGRAAVNTPRWTFAMITHSGDGDTFWDIVQSGAEQAAVKDNINFLYSHDDEAQQQAQLVDAAIDKKVDGIIVTLAKPDAMKSALARAHKAGIPVITVNSGSEESKEFGALTHVGQDETIAGEAVGEELNQRGREQAVCVLHEQGNIGHEQRCDGVEKTFDGKVQRLYVNGTSMPDVQSAIEAKLQTDKSVDAVVTLGAPYADTAVKAKQGAGSKAEIDTFDLNAKVAAGLADGTLGFAVDQQPYLQGYEAVDLLWLYKYNADVLGGGRPVLTGPQIITKDDAAALADYTKRGTR from the coding sequence GTGGCACGGTTTCGGACATGGGTGGGCATCGCGCTGGCAGGGGCACTGTCGGTGTCCCTGGCCGGCTGCAGCAGTACCGGCGGCAAGCGCGCCGAGGACGCCCGCAAGGCCGCGTCGGCCGAGGGCAGGGCGGCGGTGAACACCCCCCGCTGGACCTTCGCGATGATCACCCACTCGGGCGACGGCGACACCTTCTGGGACATCGTCCAGAGCGGCGCCGAGCAGGCCGCGGTCAAGGACAACATCAACTTCCTGTACTCCCACGACGACGAGGCGCAGCAGCAGGCCCAGCTCGTGGACGCGGCCATCGACAAGAAGGTCGACGGCATCATCGTCACGCTCGCCAAGCCCGACGCGATGAAGTCCGCCCTCGCCCGGGCGCACAAGGCGGGCATCCCGGTGATCACGGTGAACTCCGGCTCCGAGGAGTCCAAGGAGTTCGGCGCGCTCACCCACGTCGGCCAGGACGAGACGATCGCCGGTGAGGCCGTCGGCGAGGAGCTGAACCAGCGGGGCCGCGAGCAGGCGGTCTGCGTGCTCCACGAGCAGGGCAACATCGGCCACGAGCAGCGCTGCGACGGAGTGGAGAAGACCTTCGACGGCAAGGTCCAGCGGCTCTACGTCAACGGCACCAGCATGCCGGACGTGCAGTCCGCCATCGAGGCCAAGCTCCAGACCGACAAGTCCGTCGACGCCGTCGTCACGCTCGGCGCCCCCTACGCCGACACCGCCGTCAAGGCCAAGCAGGGCGCGGGAAGCAAGGCCGAGATCGACACCTTCGACCTCAACGCCAAGGTCGCCGCCGGACTGGCGGACGGCACCCTCGGCTTCGCCGTCGACCAGCAGCCCTACCTCCAGGGCTACGAGGCCGTCGACCTGCTGTGGCTGTACAAGTACAACGCCGACGTCCTCGGCGGCGGCCGTCCGGTGCTCACCGGGCCGCAGATCATCACCAAGGACGACGCCGCCGCGCTGGCCGACTACACGAAGCGGGGCACGCGATGA
- a CDS encoding ABC transporter permease: protein MNATQVKAVDERILQTSPLRKLLGRPELGSVVGAIAVFVFFAFFADSFLHAASLSTVLYAASTIGIMAVPVALLMIGGEFDLSAGVMVTSSALVSSMFSYQMTANVWVGVGVSLLVTLAIGAFNGFMLTRTKLPSFIITLGTFLMLTGLNLGFTKLVDGTVSTKSIADMEGFPSAHDVFASTITIGGVGFKVTILWWLALVAVASWILLRTRAGNWIFAVGGNRDAARAVGVPVTRTKIGLYMGVGLGAWISGQHLLFSYDVVQSGEGVGNELIYIIAAVIGGCLITGGYGSAVGSAVGAFIFGMTSKGIVFAEWNPDWFKFFLGAMLLLATLLNAWVRKRAEATK, encoded by the coding sequence ATGAACGCCACGCAGGTGAAGGCGGTTGACGAAAGGATTCTGCAGACCTCTCCGCTGCGGAAACTCCTCGGCCGCCCCGAGCTGGGCTCCGTCGTCGGCGCGATCGCCGTGTTCGTCTTCTTCGCGTTCTTCGCCGACAGCTTCCTGCACGCCGCCAGCCTCAGCACGGTGCTCTACGCCGCCTCCACGATCGGCATCATGGCCGTCCCGGTGGCGCTGCTGATGATCGGCGGGGAGTTCGACCTGTCCGCCGGCGTCATGGTCACCTCCTCGGCGCTGGTGTCGTCGATGTTCAGCTACCAGATGACCGCCAACGTCTGGGTCGGCGTGGGCGTGTCCCTGCTGGTGACGCTGGCGATCGGTGCCTTCAACGGCTTCATGCTCACCCGCACCAAACTGCCCAGCTTCATCATCACGCTCGGCACGTTCCTCATGCTGACCGGCCTGAACCTGGGCTTCACCAAGCTCGTCGACGGCACCGTCTCCACCAAGTCGATCGCCGACATGGAGGGCTTCCCCTCCGCCCACGACGTCTTCGCCTCCACCATCACCATCGGCGGCGTCGGCTTCAAGGTGACCATCCTGTGGTGGCTCGCCCTGGTGGCCGTCGCCAGCTGGATCCTGCTGCGCACCCGCGCCGGCAACTGGATCTTCGCGGTCGGCGGCAACCGGGACGCCGCCCGCGCGGTGGGCGTCCCGGTCACCAGGACCAAGATCGGCCTCTACATGGGCGTCGGCCTCGGCGCCTGGATCTCCGGCCAGCACCTGCTCTTCTCCTACGACGTCGTCCAGTCCGGCGAGGGCGTCGGCAACGAGCTGATCTACATCATCGCGGCCGTCATCGGCGGCTGTCTGATCACCGGCGGCTACGGCAGCGCGGTCGGCTCCGCGGTCGGCGCGTTCATCTTCGGCATGACCAGCAAGGGCATCGTCTTCGCCGAATGGAACCCCGACTGGTTCAAGTTCTTCCTCGGAGCGATGCTGCTCCTCGCGACCCTGCTCAACGCCTGGGTCCGCAAGCGCGCGGAGGCCACCAAGTGA
- a CDS encoding ATP-binding cassette domain-containing protein: protein MTRNQDRTALVELSGVSKNYGHVRALEGVSLEVHAGEITCVLGDNGAGKSTLIKIIAGLHQHDGGTLSLDGQETRLSSPREALDRGIATVYQDLAVVPLMPVWRNFFLGSEPRKGVAPFKRMDVDHMRRTTHAELLRMGIDLRDVDQPIGTLSGGERQCVAIARAVYFGAKVLVLDEPTAALGVKQSGVVLKYVAAARDQGLGVVLITHNPHHAYLVGDRFVLLKRGTMVGNHEREDITLDELTRQMAGGNELDDLRHELQRTQGRGERRE from the coding sequence GTGACGCGGAACCAAGACCGTACGGCGCTCGTCGAGCTGTCCGGCGTCAGCAAGAACTACGGCCACGTCCGCGCCCTCGAAGGCGTGTCCCTGGAGGTCCACGCCGGGGAGATCACCTGCGTGCTGGGCGACAACGGGGCGGGCAAGTCCACCCTCATCAAGATCATCGCAGGGCTGCACCAGCACGACGGCGGCACGCTGAGCCTGGACGGGCAGGAGACCCGGCTCTCCTCCCCGCGCGAGGCCCTGGACCGCGGCATCGCCACCGTCTACCAGGACCTGGCCGTCGTCCCCCTCATGCCGGTCTGGCGCAACTTCTTCCTCGGCTCCGAGCCGCGCAAGGGCGTCGCCCCGTTCAAGCGCATGGACGTCGACCACATGCGCCGCACCACCCACGCGGAGCTCCTGCGCATGGGCATCGACCTGCGCGACGTCGACCAGCCCATCGGCACCCTCTCCGGCGGCGAACGCCAGTGCGTGGCGATCGCCCGCGCGGTGTACTTCGGCGCGAAGGTACTCGTCCTGGACGAGCCGACGGCGGCGCTTGGCGTCAAGCAGTCGGGTGTGGTCCTGAAGTACGTGGCGGCGGCACGTGACCAGGGACTGGGTGTTGTCCTGATCACCCACAACCCGCACCACGCGTACCTGGTGGGCGACCGCTTCGTGCTGCTGAAGCGGGGCACGATGGTGGGCAACCACGAGCGCGAGGACATCACCCTGGACGAGCTGACGAGGCAGATGGCAGGCGGGAACGAACTGGACGATCTACGCCATGAACTGCAACGGACCCAGGGGCGCGGGGAACGGCGCGAGTAA
- a CDS encoding ROK family glucokinase produces the protein MSTYRDFTAPIGSRRAPVLRTVGTRERRSHLTAPRVPTVGIDIGGTKVMAGVVDADGNILEKLRTETPDKSKSPKVVEDTIVELVLDLSDRHDVHAVGIGAAGWVDADRNRVLFAPHLSWRNEPLRDRIAGRLAVPVLVDNDANTAAWAEWRFGAGRGEDHLVMITLGTGIGGAILEDGQVKRGKYGVAGEFGHMQVVPGGHRCPCGNRGCWEQYSSGNALVREARELAAADSPVAYGIIEHVKGSIGDITGPMITELAREGDAMCVELLQDIGQWLGVGIANLAAALDPSCFVIGGGVSAADDLLIGPARDAFKRQLTGRGYRPEARIVRAQLGPEAGMVGAADLSRLVARRFRRAKRRRVERYERYERYAEARRESRESL, from the coding sequence ATGAGCACCTACCGCGACTTCACCGCCCCCATCGGCTCCCGCCGCGCCCCGGTCCTGCGCACCGTGGGCACGAGGGAACGCCGCTCGCACCTCACGGCACCCCGCGTGCCCACGGTCGGCATCGACATCGGCGGCACGAAGGTCATGGCGGGTGTCGTCGACGCCGATGGCAACATCCTGGAGAAGCTCCGCACGGAGACCCCGGACAAGTCCAAGAGCCCGAAGGTCGTCGAGGACACGATCGTCGAACTGGTCCTGGACCTGTCCGACCGGCACGACGTGCACGCCGTGGGCATCGGCGCGGCCGGCTGGGTCGACGCCGACCGCAACCGCGTGCTGTTCGCCCCCCACCTGTCCTGGCGCAACGAACCGCTGCGCGACCGCATCGCCGGCCGACTCGCGGTGCCCGTCCTGGTGGACAACGACGCCAACACCGCGGCCTGGGCCGAGTGGCGCTTCGGCGCCGGCCGCGGTGAGGACCACCTCGTCATGATCACGCTCGGCACCGGCATCGGCGGCGCGATCCTGGAGGACGGCCAGGTCAAGCGCGGCAAGTACGGCGTCGCCGGCGAGTTCGGACACATGCAGGTCGTCCCCGGCGGCCATCGCTGCCCGTGCGGCAACCGCGGCTGCTGGGAGCAGTACAGCTCCGGAAACGCCCTGGTCAGGGAGGCCCGCGAGCTGGCGGCGGCCGACTCGCCGGTGGCGTACGGAATCATCGAGCACGTCAAGGGCAGCATCGGCGACATCACCGGCCCGATGATCACCGAGCTGGCCCGCGAGGGCGACGCCATGTGCGTCGAGCTGCTCCAGGACATCGGACAGTGGCTAGGCGTCGGCATCGCGAACCTCGCCGCGGCCCTGGACCCGTCCTGCTTCGTGATCGGCGGTGGGGTCAGCGCCGCCGACGACCTGCTGATCGGCCCCGCGCGCGACGCCTTCAAGCGCCAGCTCACCGGCCGCGGCTACCGCCCCGAGGCTCGCATCGTCCGCGCCCAGCTCGGCCCCGAGGCCGGCATGGTGGGCGCCGCCGACCTGTCCCGGCTGGTCGCCCGCCGCTTCCGCCGCGCCAAGCGGCGCCGGGTGGAGCGGTACGAGCGCTACGAGCGCTACGCCGAGGCCCGCCGTGAGTCCCGGGAGTCGCTGTGA
- a CDS encoding sugar kinase translates to MTESLPHQPGPPEPAGAAAEGRRHMIRRRTLTLLIIVLLIGVPAGYLAISASQSRDSGRDKEAKYAATGMTSGWPSKLQRRIYEVPVPVPAEEVAYYETNNWKTSRLYVQFETTGAGLDVFLAGLGVDRDALRKGKIAISDRAQRVTGWQFGGSGSWWGVVNEQANPAPTQDVVVNMENPDYPMVYVVSHTVP, encoded by the coding sequence GTGACGGAGTCCCTGCCCCACCAGCCCGGCCCCCCGGAGCCGGCCGGCGCCGCGGCCGAGGGCCGCCGGCACATGATCCGCCGCCGTACGCTCACCCTGCTCATCATCGTGCTGCTCATCGGCGTCCCGGCCGGCTACCTCGCGATCTCCGCGAGCCAGAGCCGCGACAGCGGCAGGGACAAGGAGGCGAAGTACGCGGCGACCGGAATGACCAGCGGCTGGCCCTCCAAGCTGCAGCGCCGCATCTACGAGGTGCCCGTCCCGGTCCCGGCCGAAGAGGTCGCGTACTACGAGACGAACAACTGGAAGACCAGCCGGCTCTACGTCCAGTTCGAGACCACCGGTGCCGGTCTCGACGTCTTCCTGGCGGGCCTCGGCGTCGACCGGGACGCGCTGAGGAAGGGCAAGATCGCGATCAGCGACCGCGCCCAGCGGGTCACCGGCTGGCAGTTCGGCGGGTCCGGCTCCTGGTGGGGCGTCGTCAACGAGCAGGCGAACCCGGCGCCGACCCAGGACGTCGTCGTGAACATGGAGAACCCGGACTACCCGATGGTGTACGTCGTCTCGCACACCGTTCCGTAG
- a CDS encoding DEAD/DEAH box helicase, which translates to MGDMAVTEAGRAGTPTASVPVGLAAVFLPAPLPREGRIAFWDPDGGPVDAAPDSGEPAELTVVRPHGTGVRRGTAPALSLPLAEALPHLVRARHDRAAHPATACWGAAALHALRLTARGRLLPGLTATGHDAWRAGPLDPDDIAHLRAVAAALPPEGHAVPLDGPGPIRLPEPEALVRAFLDAVADTLPRTPAAPHASGRPFAAPEGRRLPDAHDWAAEVAAGMDAGVRISLRLDLSAYDLFDREGAGTLGSGSGVAAARNAGAAVVQVHSLADPTLVADAADLWSGVADTAFGARARVDTALAVRRAARVWPPLDRLTEQDVPDVLALSEDEVTDLLGVAAGRLAAAGVAVHWPRDLAQDLTATAVIRTAPGSATDGTGFFESEDLLQFRWQLAIGGDPLTEAEMDTLAEAHRPVVRLRDRWVLVDPGLVRRARKRDLGLLDPVDALAVALTGSAEADGETVDVVPVGALAALRDRLTAGVRPAEPPPGLHATLRDYQSRGLAWLDLMTSLGLGGCLADDMGLGKTVTVIALHLRRARTEPTLVVCPASLLGNWQREINRFAPGVPVRRFHGPDRTLDDLTGGFVLTTYGTMRSAATTLAEQPWGMVVADEAQHVKNPYSATAKALRTIPSPARVALTGTPVENNLSELWALLDWTTPGLLGPLKSFRSRHARAVENGEDDQAVERLARLIRPFLLRRRKSDPGIVPELPPKTETDRPVPLTREQAALYEAVVRESMLAIEEAEGMGRRGLVLKLLTSLKQICDHPALFLKEEHSPGGADRMTARSGKLALLDELLDTVLAEDGSVLVFTQYVGMARLITSHLAARAVPVDLLHGGTPVPERERMVDRFQSGATPVLVLSLKAAGTGLNLTRAGHVVHFDRWWNPAVEEQATDRAYRIGQTQPVQVHRLITEGTVEDRIAEMLQSKRALADAILGSGESALTELTARELSDLVSLRRPS; encoded by the coding sequence ATGGGCGACATGGCCGTGACGGAGGCAGGGCGGGCCGGGACGCCGACGGCGTCCGTCCCCGTCGGGCTCGCGGCCGTCTTCCTGCCCGCACCACTGCCCCGCGAGGGACGGATCGCCTTCTGGGACCCCGACGGCGGGCCGGTCGACGCGGCCCCGGACTCGGGGGAGCCGGCGGAGTTGACGGTCGTCCGCCCGCACGGCACCGGGGTGCGGCGCGGGACCGCGCCCGCGCTGTCGCTGCCGCTCGCCGAGGCGCTGCCCCACCTGGTGCGCGCCCGGCACGACCGGGCCGCCCACCCGGCCACCGCCTGCTGGGGCGCGGCGGCCCTGCACGCCCTGCGGCTCACCGCGCGCGGCCGGCTGCTGCCCGGCCTCACCGCGACCGGTCACGACGCCTGGCGGGCCGGTCCCCTCGACCCCGACGACATCGCGCACCTGCGCGCGGTGGCCGCCGCCCTGCCGCCGGAGGGCCACGCGGTTCCGCTCGACGGCCCCGGACCGATCCGGCTGCCGGAGCCGGAAGCGCTGGTCCGCGCCTTCCTGGACGCCGTCGCCGACACCCTGCCCCGCACCCCGGCCGCGCCCCACGCCTCAGGGCGGCCGTTCGCCGCACCTGAGGGCCGGCGCCTGCCCGACGCCCACGACTGGGCCGCGGAGGTCGCCGCCGGCATGGACGCGGGGGTGCGGATCTCGCTGCGCCTGGACCTGTCGGCGTACGACCTGTTCGACCGGGAGGGGGCGGGGACCCTGGGGAGCGGAAGCGGCGTCGCCGCCGCGCGCAACGCCGGCGCGGCCGTCGTCCAGGTGCACAGTCTCGCGGACCCCACCCTCGTGGCCGACGCGGCGGACCTGTGGTCGGGGGTGGCCGACACGGCGTTCGGCGCCCGCGCGCGCGTGGACACCGCCCTGGCGGTGCGCCGCGCGGCGCGGGTCTGGCCGCCGCTGGACCGGCTCACCGAGCAGGACGTGCCCGACGTGCTCGCCCTGTCCGAGGACGAGGTCACCGACCTGCTGGGGGTGGCGGCCGGCCGGCTGGCCGCCGCGGGGGTCGCCGTGCACTGGCCGCGCGACCTGGCCCAGGACCTCACCGCGACCGCGGTGATCAGGACCGCGCCCGGTTCCGCGACCGACGGCACGGGCTTCTTCGAGAGCGAGGACCTCCTCCAGTTCCGCTGGCAGCTCGCGATCGGCGGCGATCCGCTCACCGAGGCCGAGATGGACACCCTCGCCGAGGCCCACCGCCCGGTCGTCCGCCTCCGCGACCGCTGGGTGCTGGTCGACCCGGGGCTCGTCCGCCGGGCCCGCAAGCGCGACCTGGGCCTGCTCGACCCGGTCGACGCCCTCGCCGTAGCCCTCACCGGCAGCGCGGAGGCCGACGGCGAGACGGTCGACGTGGTGCCCGTCGGCGCGCTCGCCGCCCTGCGCGACCGGCTCACCGCGGGGGTGCGCCCCGCCGAACCGCCTCCCGGCCTGCACGCCACCCTCCGCGACTACCAGTCGCGCGGCCTGGCCTGGCTCGACCTCATGACCTCGCTCGGCCTCGGCGGCTGCCTCGCCGATGACATGGGCCTCGGCAAGACCGTCACCGTCATCGCCCTGCACCTGAGGCGCGCCCGCACCGAACCGACCCTCGTGGTCTGCCCCGCCTCCCTCCTGGGGAACTGGCAGCGGGAGATCAACCGGTTCGCGCCCGGCGTCCCGGTCCGTCGCTTCCACGGCCCCGACCGCACCCTCGACGACCTGACGGGCGGCTTCGTCCTCACCACCTACGGCACCATGCGGTCCGCCGCCACGACCCTGGCCGAGCAGCCCTGGGGCATGGTCGTCGCGGACGAGGCCCAGCACGTCAAGAACCCGTACTCGGCGACGGCGAAGGCCCTGCGCACGATCCCGTCCCCGGCGCGGGTGGCCCTGACCGGCACGCCCGTGGAGAACAACCTCTCCGAGCTGTGGGCGCTGCTCGACTGGACCACCCCCGGGCTGCTCGGCCCCCTGAAGTCATTCCGGTCCCGGCACGCCCGTGCGGTGGAGAACGGCGAGGACGACCAGGCCGTGGAGCGCCTCGCCCGGCTGATCCGCCCCTTCCTGCTGCGCCGCAGGAAGTCCGACCCGGGCATCGTCCCCGAACTGCCGCCGAAGACCGAGACGGACCGCCCCGTCCCGCTCACCCGCGAGCAGGCCGCGCTGTACGAGGCGGTGGTGCGCGAGTCGATGCTCGCCATCGAGGAGGCCGAGGGCATGGGCCGCCGCGGCCTCGTCCTCAAGCTGCTGACCTCGCTGAAGCAGATCTGCGACCACCCCGCGCTGTTCCTGAAGGAGGAGCACTCGCCGGGCGGGGCCGACCGGATGACCGCCCGCTCGGGCAAACTCGCCCTGCTGGACGAACTGCTGGACACGGTGCTCGCGGAGGACGGCTCGGTGCTGGTCTTCACGCAGTACGTCGGCATGGCCCGCCTCATCACCTCCCACCTGGCCGCCCGCGCGGTCCCCGTCGACCTGCTGCACGGCGGTACGCCGGTGCCGGAGCGCGAGCGGATGGTGGACCGCTTCCAGAGCGGGGCGACTCCCGTGCTCGTCCTGTCCCTGAAGGCCGCCGGCACCGGCCTGAACCTCACCCGCGCCGGACACGTCGTGCACTTCGACCGCTGGTGGAACCCGGCCGTGGAGGAACAGGCCACCGACCGCGCGTACCGCATCGGCCAGACCCAGCCGGTGCAGGTCCACCGGCTCATCACCGAGGGCACGGTCGAGGACCGCATCGCCGAGATGCTCCAGTCCAAGCGGGCCCTGGCCGACGCGATCCTCGGCTCCGGAGAGTCGGCCCTCACCGAACTGACGGCACGTGAACTGTCCGACCTGGTGTCCCTGCGGAGGCCGTCATGA